In a single window of the Acidobacteriota bacterium genome:
- a CDS encoding glutamate-5-semialdehyde dehydrogenase — translation MIDLNAMGQRAQAASRRLATLTSEQKNAALAALADGLEAHAESLAEANRQDLEAGRQAGLSDALLDRLLLDTGRITALAADVRKVIDLPDPVGKEIDRRTLPNGMELIRRRVPLGVVGVIYEARPNVTVDIASLCLKTGNAAILRGGKETLTTNRALIRVIADALESAGVPRDAVQAIDDPDRALVTQLLRLDRWVDMIVPRGGAGLHQLCKEQGTIPVITGGIGICHIFLDETANLERAVDIVENAKVQRPSVCNALDTLLVHRAVAEQALPPIAQRLAASGVELRADETARQILDSAGTGAKVVAAGDGDFDQEWLSLILGIRVVDNLDQAIEHIQQHSTQHSDSILTRSQQHADRFVQEIDSAAVYVNASTRFTDGGAFGLGAEVAVSTQKLHARGPMGLEELTTYKWIGLGDGQIRE, via the coding sequence ATGATCGACCTCAATGCCATGGGCCAGCGCGCCCAAGCCGCCAGCCGGCGCCTGGCGACCCTCACCAGCGAGCAGAAGAACGCCGCCCTGGCGGCCCTCGCCGACGGCCTGGAAGCTCACGCCGAGAGCCTCGCCGAGGCCAACCGGCAGGATCTGGAAGCAGGTCGCCAGGCCGGCCTCAGCGACGCCCTGCTGGACCGCCTGCTCCTCGACACCGGCCGCATCACCGCCCTCGCCGCCGACGTGCGCAAGGTCATCGATCTGCCGGATCCGGTGGGCAAGGAAATCGACCGCCGCACCCTTCCCAACGGCATGGAGCTGATCCGCCGGCGGGTTCCCCTGGGGGTGGTGGGAGTGATTTACGAGGCGCGGCCCAACGTCACCGTGGACATCGCCTCCCTGTGCCTGAAGACCGGCAACGCCGCCATCCTGCGGGGCGGCAAGGAGACTCTGACCACCAATCGGGCGCTGATCCGGGTGATCGCCGATGCCCTGGAGAGCGCCGGGGTACCCCGGGATGCGGTGCAGGCCATCGACGACCCGGACCGCGCCCTGGTCACCCAGCTGCTGCGCCTGGACCGCTGGGTGGACATGATCGTCCCCCGCGGCGGCGCCGGTCTGCACCAGCTGTGCAAGGAGCAGGGGACCATCCCGGTGATCACCGGCGGCATCGGCATCTGCCACATCTTCCTGGACGAGACGGCAAATCTTGAGCGCGCGGTGGACATCGTGGAGAACGCCAAGGTCCAGCGCCCCAGCGTGTGCAACGCCCTCGACACCCTGCTGGTGCATCGGGCCGTGGCGGAACAGGCCCTGCCGCCCATCGCCCAGCGGCTGGCGGCCAGCGGCGTCGAGCTGCGAGCCGACGAGACGGCACGGCAGATTCTCGACAGCGCCGGCACCGGAGCCAAGGTCGTGGCCGCCGGCGACGGCGACTTCGATCAGGAATGGCTGTCGTTGATCCTCGGCATCCGGGTGGTGGACAACCTCGACCAGGCCATCGAGCACATCCAGCAGCACAGCACCCAGCACTCCGACAGCATCCTCACCCGCAGCCAGCAGCACGCCGACCGCTTCGTCCAGGAGATCGACTCGGCGGCGGTCTATGTCAACGCCAGCACCCGCTTCACCGACGGCGGTGCCTTCGGTCTCGGTGCGGAGGTGGCGGTGAGCACCCAGAAGCTCCACGCCCGCGGCCCCATGGGCCTGGAAGAGCTCACCACCTACAAGTGGATCGGGTTGGGGGACGGACAGATCC